The following is a genomic window from Neurospora crassa OR74A linkage group III, whole genome shotgun sequence.
TGGACATGTAGAAAcctgggaggaagaaggtggaggggAGACTGGTGGCGATGGAGCGGGCGTACTCTTCTACCTCGGCTTTGCTGTCGAAGTGGTAGAGGTGGGGCAGTTTGCCTTTGCTCACTGTTTGGGTTTTTGTTGTTAGAGGATTGTTACCTAACATGTACCTTTACAGGCAGGTACAATAGGTATATATGCCTGGTGGACAAGATTGAAGGCAGAGATgagaacaaacaaacattTGTTAATATTCAAAACAGAACTCCAAATAAAGTGCTGCACGCCCGCCTCGGCAGCTGCATCCACCAGGTTCTTGCCCTGCTGCACCTCGACGTCCTTGTCCATCTTCTCCCAGTAGTTGGTCACGGCGAAAACGGCATACGCGCCGTCGACTGCTGCCCGGAGACTCGACTTGTCGTTCAGATCGGCGGCGACGACTTGGGCGCCCTGGCTGGCCAGCTTCTTCGCGCCTTCTTTGGTGACGTCGCGGGTGACGGCGCGGACGGTCCAGTCGGCATTGAGCTTGGGGTCGTCGAGGAAGATGGCGGCGACGGAGCCGCCTTGTAGGCCGGTGGCGCcgaagatggtgatggttttcttggtggtggccaTTTTTGTGGTGGTTTGTTGTGATGATCAGGAAGTGAAGTGATGCTTGGGTTTGTCTGGAGGTGCGTTTTTGTTGAAAATGTAAGTGAAGGGTAGGTGGGCACAAGTCGTGGGGAAAATGCTGATTGAAATGATTACCTCTAGGGAAGTGGGGCCCATCCTTAAATACCAGTTTACACACCCGGTGTTCAATTTGGAGCGATATGCAATGGTCCAAATCCGAGGAACTCGGATAACTTGATTGTTTGGGTGTCTCCCCTCTTGCTTACATGCAGGAAATTCCAACAAAGGGGTACCTCCTTTAGGGTAAGAGGGGGTAATCTCAGACCCCAAACCTGCTGGACCTTTACCCCACTTTCCCCTTGACCAGTCAAAATAGTGTAAGTAGCCACAGGTGGTGTGTACTATAATGGGTGTGTGACGTACGCCGCGGCTTATCTACCTAAGGAACGATTCGGCATTACTTCCCGTCCTATATACACCACACCGTTGACGATTTAGCATTCCCATTGGATGGAAAGCATACTTCCTTTTATAATACGGTAACTGTTAGGTACACGACCACGCCTCAGCTATATACTCTTTGTACCCATTTTACGACTTATAGGACACACACTGGCTTCACGTTCCACTCTATCGTCCTCCCATCATGCAGACATGTGCATTTTGCCGACAAAAACCGACACTTGAAAACCTCGAGTTGTTCCTGATACAGCTCTCCTTACAGCGGATCCACCTCGTCGTGTCTCACTTGACTTTTAGGTAACCCACTGATCAAGTCAGCCAATATCCAACTACAACTACTTCTTCGTATGGAGGCGATCACGCCATTGTCCAATCCATCTCCATTCAtcatactacctctacctaccttggtTAGCCGAACTCGACATTACCAAAGAGAGTTGGAGAGCGGACAATTGTATTCCTCCAATAAGTCAAAATGTGCCAATGGGCTGCCAGTACATCCGTGCCAATCATGTTACGTGATCCCCCTTTGGGTGCCATCGCTCCGATCCAGAATACAACGATATTGCGGGGACCGCGATGTAACTTGGATCTGGTGATGTTCCATAGGGTCAAATTCACGTACCGAGATGTTTCGTAAAGGTACATAAACACTCAAATGCCAACATGATACGAGGGAGGGAAGGACATCGACATTCAAAGCACGTCCGGTGCACTCAAGAAATTCATCTCGAGCATCTGTGGTCATTCCCCCGATTCCACCACGGTGACCACGCCCGCCATGCT
Proteins encoded in this region:
- a CDS encoding NmrA family transcriptional regulator, which encodes MATTKKTITIFGATGLQGGSVAAIFLDDPKLNADWTVRAVTRDVTKEGAKKLASQGAQVVAADLNDKSSLRAAVDGAYAVFAVTNYWEKMDKDVEVQQGKNLVDAAAEAGVQHFIWSSVLNINKLSKGKLPHLYHFDSKAEVEEYARSIATSLPSTFFLPGFYMSNFSGPALGLTHHDTNTGKWTFALPTPASSSIFPLFDTADTGKFVKAAVLHREETLGKRLLGATEYLTGDQVVEGFKKVFPEAGATASYYQVPGDVYLDNLKGAGMPDYVAQELLENFLLLGTFGYYGGESLDWTHSLVEDKLTTWEEFIKKTPEWKDLK